CGAGGCATCGAATCAGATGGTGAAATGCGATCCACGGGAAGGAAAATATATGGCATGTTGTTTATTGTATCGCGGTGATGTCGTGCCTAAAGATGTAAATGCAGCGATAGCCGCGATGAAGAGGAAAAGTTGCATACGTTTCGTTGATTGGTGTCCGACTGGTTTCAAAGTCGGCATCAATTACCAGCCGCCTACCGTTGTTCCTGGTGGAGACCTTGCAAAGgtatctattttatattacgTAAATACGTCGTTACCGTAGACGGTAATTAAAGAGTACAACGATTCTTATGCTTCATCTTGTCCTGTGTAAGTTGTGTAGTATCGGGAAGGCTGATGCTTGCATCTCTTTTGCAAATGCATGGATATCAAAGACTTCAGAGTTATCTTCGCTTGTATGCCACTTCTTTTATCTGTAATGCCGTCTAATTGATATTACAGTAGGTGACGAAGTAAATGATAAAAGTAATTAAGTAATTGAACGATGAAGTATACATTGGAGTACCTcttatgtaaaattatttcatcaCAGCTTGTGACATAGAATGACTATGAAGAAAGATGAACAAAGTTGCTGTTCGAAgctgtgttaaatatttttgaaattttttaggTGAAACGAGCGGTTTCAATGTTGTCTAATACTACGGCCATCGAGGAAGCATGGGCAAAATTGAATAACAAGTTTGATCTCATGTTCCATAAACGAGCATTCGTTCACTGGTATGTTGGAGAAGGTATGGAGGAAGGTGAGTTTGCTGAGGCGCGTGATGATCTTGCTGCATTGGAGAGGGATTACGAAGAAGTTGCGCTCGAATCATCAACCACACCAGATGCTTCGTtggaatattaaaagaaatatgtaaaattcttttaaatacAGTTGGCACATTTTGGCTACCTGGAATGAAAAAGcaatttttgtataatatgCCCCTTAtgtttttgtaatttattatatttattttttattaaaagtatatttgTTTGATAACATTGTTgtctttttacaaaataaaccaaaaaaaaaatgtgtacCTTTGAATCTGCtgtttttatttgttatagaGTACTAAAAGTAAAAGACTTATTAcgaatttcaaatcttttaAACTAAACTAATATTCGATTTATAATTATTGCACAGAGTGCAGACGCAACGACTATTTGATGCTTCTGTAAACCGCTTACACAAAAATGTTACGTTTATCATTATacttaaaattatattcttgactctcgtaaaataaaataaaatatacgatAAAATGATTTAAGTATTATATCACAAAGAAGCTCTCGTAGTATCACTCCGATTTACAGTTTTCTTAatattaaagtaaaataaattctgtTTATTCGTGCTTATTTATCTTACAGTAAATCtctaattacaatttcattcCTTACGAAAAAAAGTTACGTACGAAATGTTGATTAAATCTAACTTAATATTATAACCGATTCATCAAAGATAGAACGGAAATGAATTTGATAAGATAAATTTACAATCTGAGCTATAACTGTACAATGACGTTAAACATAAATTCGATACGATTACCTAATGATAACTAAAAGTATTTCTTGCAATCTTGCACGGCTAATTTATGCATGAATTCTTACGTaacttaattattaaaattcgaATAGTAAAACTATTTGACAAAAATATGTTTCCTAATGTTATTATACCAAAAGCGTTGGTATGGGCTTTTTTCCAGGCCAAGCTTCTTTGgcatattttttctttttcggttcCATAGTTCGTGTTTCCGTAGGTCCTGGTATTTCTGGTACGTGTGGTACTTCCACTGGTATTTGATTAGGTGTCATCTCCACCTCAGGTGCTGGATTTGGTAACGCGATACCAAGTCGAGAGGATAACGAAGACAAAGCACTGGAAAATGGATTAAGAGATAACGACGATGGTGTAAACTGTTCTGGTGGTAAATCTTGATATAGTTGGGGTGCAGTTGCTGTAGGTTGAACGTGTTTCAGAGGATTGTGATCTTCTGTTAAAGATATTAAGCCTCCTTCCATACGCATTCTCTAAAATATGAATCGTTAAATGGATTAAAAAGTAAATGATAATAGTTTCACAAACTATATTAACAGCAATGATTCCTACTTTGCTGGGTACTACAGTCGTTTGTACAAGATTACGAAATCTGCCGACCGATGGATCGACATCTTCCGGGTTAATTACTTCTTCGTCATCGTTGAAAGTAAtcccctttttctttcgttttctcGTTGGTTTATGAATTTCATCGTCCGTTATACCTAGCATAGATATGCGCCTATTATGTGCAGTATTAAACTCTGTTAAGTTCTGTAAATTACAcataactattattatttacttattatgaattaggaagaaaattatataaaattcaattattaaatatgtacATCAAGTTCTGtttctgtttcaggtaagCCCAATAAACCACCAGCATCTATATCTTCTGacaatttttctaattcctCAATAATGGGTCTTGTACCAGTTTGAGGTCTTTCTCTGATAATGTAATATCGAGTAGAAGCTCC
The genomic region above belongs to Osmia bicornis bicornis chromosome 9, iOsmBic2.1, whole genome shotgun sequence and contains:
- the LOC114873044 gene encoding nuclear inhibitor of protein phosphatase 1 isoform X3 translates to MVDEKKCYLFGRNQQLNDFCIDHASCSRVHAALVYHKHLNRAFLVDLGSTHGTFIGNLRLEPHKPTQLPIDSTFHFGASTRYYIIRERPQTGTRPIIEELEKLSEDIDAGGLLGLPETETELDNLTEFNTAHNRRISMLGITDDEIHKPTRKRKKKGITFNDDEEVINPEDVDPSVGRFRNLVQTTVVPSKRMRMEGGLISLTEDHNPLKHVQPTATAPQLYQDLPPEQFTPSSLSLNPFSSALSSLSSRLGIALPNPAPEVEMTPNQIPVEVPHVPEIPGPTETRTMEPKKKKYAKEAWPGKKPIPTLLV
- the LOC114873044 gene encoding nuclear inhibitor of protein phosphatase 1 isoform X2, whose protein sequence is MRCTVSARLLAGKPPVGLHLDVLKNDKLIQKLMVDEKKCYLFGRNQQLNDFCIDHASCSRVHAALVYHKHLNRAFLVDLGSTHGTFIGNLRLEPHKPTQLPIDSTFHFGASTRYYIIRERPQTGTRPIIEELEKLSEDIDAGGLLGLPETETELDNLTEFNTAHNRRISMLGITDDEIHKPTRKRKKKGITFNDDEEVINPEDVDPSVGRFRNLVQTTVVPSKRMRMEGGLISLTEDHNPLKHVQPTATAPQLYQDLPPEQFTPSSLSLNPFSSALSSLSSRLGIALPNPAPEVEMTPNQIPVEVPHVPEIPGPTETRTMEPKKKKYAKEAWPGKKPIPTLLV
- the LOC114873044 gene encoding nuclear inhibitor of protein phosphatase 1 isoform X1 — protein: MANHYEVPNWAGKPPVGLHLDVLKNDKLIQKLMVDEKKCYLFGRNQQLNDFCIDHASCSRVHAALVYHKHLNRAFLVDLGSTHGTFIGNLRLEPHKPTQLPIDSTFHFGASTRYYIIRERPQTGTRPIIEELEKLSEDIDAGGLLGLPETETELDNLTEFNTAHNRRISMLGITDDEIHKPTRKRKKKGITFNDDEEVINPEDVDPSVGRFRNLVQTTVVPSKRMRMEGGLISLTEDHNPLKHVQPTATAPQLYQDLPPEQFTPSSLSLNPFSSALSSLSSRLGIALPNPAPEVEMTPNQIPVEVPHVPEIPGPTETRTMEPKKKKYAKEAWPGKKPIPTLLV